In Panicum virgatum strain AP13 chromosome 5K, P.virgatum_v5, whole genome shotgun sequence, the genomic window aaCTATGTATTCTAGGTTCCCTTTGGTGGTGCCGCATTTTTCCCTGGGCGTTTGATCCACACAAATGAACTCTTGGTATGGTTTCCATTGTGGAACAGTTTTGGTTTTCAGTATACACAGGCCTGTCAACCATTCAACCTATATGCTCACTATTTGCATTATGCCTTAGGTACTTCTAGGAGAGGGGTACTATGCTGAGAGGTCTGCTAAGCAGACAACTGATATTTTGCATAGGAGGGGGGTGGAGTTGGAAGCTCAAGTGGAAGCAATGAAGGCAACTATCTCTGACCTTGAAACTGAGGCAAAATTCTTTGAGTCAACTGCAGCCGAGGCTTCTGTAAGGCTCCTTTCTCATTGTCATGTAATATATGGGCAATGGTTGACTTGTGTTTTACTTATTGAAGGTGACCATAGTATTAGTCTCCTTTTAGGCCCCTGGGAAGTGGAGAAGAATTAAAAATGGTTAATTAATTACTCCAACAGGCTTTCATTGACATGTAGACCCATCGATTGCAGTTATTGTGTCTTGGAGTGCAGAAAAACCTCCACCATAGCCttcttttagaattttgaaataCGGATGATGCTTGTCAGTTCTTAATAGGCTAAATCGCACCATGGAAAATGCTATACTGCTTACAGATGCTTAATACAAGCGATGATCTGAAATATAGTGTTTTAGGGACTTATGGTACAACAGTATAGCCTTGTAAACCTGATACAAACGGAGCTACTTTTATCCTTGTCCATTTCACTCCATTTTGTCTTAACATAAGTCAAAACTGTTGCCATCTTGGTGTTCAGTCTTCATTCTTTGTGTGCACAATTACAATGAATTTGATGCTTAATTATGTTGATGTGGGCAGGAGGGTCTAGTTGAAATCAGGGAAGAGTATGATGAAGACACAGCGAGTAATTCATCAAAAGGTAACTATCTGGACTTTCTTATCTAATGGCAATTATGTGTGCACAATTACTTATCTAATGGCAATAAACTAATATGCTTACTTCTGAGTCTTTACAATTTGTTTTGCCTCCTTACGAGTtcttattattaatatattgaGATCTTATTATTAATGTATTCCAAAGATATATCCTTGCTATCTTTTAAATCCTCCTAACATGGTCGAACATTCCTGTTCAGTAATTCTGAGTTCGCCAAGTTTTAAGTTATCTTGCCGCAAGTTGATCTGTCCCTATTTCATCGTGCAAGCAAATGATGGGTTTAAGGGTGTATATTTTACTTTTCTATATATGTTTAGGCATAACATGATGACATGTTGTCTGGTTTATTATTATCCTTCTCGATTGTACAAAGATGGCAGTTAACTTTTGGCGCTTATATGCATAGCAATGAAATTTATTCTTTTGCTTCGACTTGActgttttagttttttttctacTTGTCTACTTCAGATGCTTCAGTTGCTATAGGGGGCATGTCAGATAAAGATAAGGAACATGCTCGGATAATGGCAAGGTTAGATGAACTAGAAATGGAAGAAAGGGAAGCTGGAAGTGcttctgaagaagaagatgacgggGTTGCTGGAACAAGTGAGGATGGTGAGGAAAATGAGGAATCTGGAAATGCTTTAAGTGATGGCAATGAGCACCAGAGTTCCAGTTTTGGCACTTCATTTTCTAGAAATGGtggcgatgatgacgacgatgaaGACGACGGGGGTGCTGGTACAAGTGAGGATGATGAGGAATCTGGAAATGATTTAAATGATGGCAATGATAGGAGTCAGGGGAATATCCTGGTACATGTTTTTAAACAGATCTGACTTATGATACATTGGTGCATATGCTGGAATTATTTATTTTGATCCCCTGACTAATAGCTGAAGAGTGCACTAAAGAAGCCTGGAGGCATCTCTCATACACCATCAGCCCACACATCTAATCCAGTATTTCCTGGCCAAACTTCTATCCTTCTTTGCAGACCTTCTGCATTCATGAACAGCTTATTAATTTGTATATCTTCCTTCAGTCCTGACATTGCATTTTTTCCCCTCATTTGCAGGTAACAAATTCTGAAGTCCGGGTTCGTAAAGGTTAGTTCTGCTCTATGGTTTGATGCAACTTGTAATAGCATATTACAActgactttttttttaaacGGAAGTACAAGTGACACCTAGTTCATGTATTGTGGCTGGAGATGGAACTGAACTTGATTCTCTTGGCACTTTATCTGCCTGTTATGTGTGTGTTGAATTATGTGCCATGCTGATTCTTGTGTTACCCCACATGTTCTACTTGCAGCTGTTTCTTTTGAAGACGACAAACATGTAGTTGGTTCGTCAAAGTCTCCTTCCTTGCCACTGGATCCACCTTACCCTGCTCCAGGGCTCAAGGTACTGCCTGTTTTACTCCTTGCATAACTTCTGCATGCATTCCTTTGCCTGCATAAATCTCAGTGAGAATTCCTTCCAACTTAGCCTGCTCCAGGGTTCAAGGTTCTTCCTGTTTTTACTCCTTGCATAACTTCTGCATGTATTCCTTTGCCTGCATAAATCTCTCAGCGAGAATTTCTTAAGTGGACCTGTACACTGACATTATGGAACATGCAAACATGTACCACAGTTTACTGTTACCCCCATGTTTTAACCATTTTTTCCTAATATATATTTGCAGGGTTCTTCAGACCCACCTCCATCTCGTGAGAGAAAGATAATATCAAGTGGGCGACAGGTTTGTCCTCTGTCAGATGTACTTCATCATCTGAACTTGCACCTGAGCTTTAGTTTGTTGACTTGTTCACCTTGCAGGCCTTCACAGGATCCATTATTGAACGTGATGACAATCTTTTACCCATTCAACCTCCAGGCGGCAGTTCTTTTGCGAAAGTAAGTTGTTTtctgtttcttcttcttatttAGAGTCTCTTGCTGTCGCTGTAGAAATCCGCATTGATCTGTTCTCTTACTATTTTCATGAATGTTTGGCAGCCTGGTACCTCTGCTTCTTCAAGGCCCATGTCTAGATTTAAGATGCAGATGCAGATGCAGAAAGGAGAGCGGTGATTCTCCACACCAGGATGGATCTTTGTGGCCGGTACCTGCATCTGGGACAATCACGATAAGCCGTATTGTCAATACTGTACGCTCTACGCACGAAATTTATCTGATCAATATTCATCAACACTGTATCCACTTGCTGAGCACCTGGGAAGGAAACATGTTTTTGTGGTTCTTATTGTGGAGTGCACGTTCAGTGAAACTGTTTGTGGATACATGGCATGTTCAGTTAAGTTGTCGGTGATGCTTCTCTGTTAGAACCCTGTATGTACAGGTTGCAAATAATTCAGCCAAACAGATGTCCAAAGATGAAACGCAGGAGACGTACCGTAACAAATCAATGTTGTGGAAGGCGAGAAAAATGAATTAGAAGATCGAAAGGAAATTTATGGAAACtaagcaaaaaaagaaaaaagaaaaaaaacgatGGGCGGGCCTGTTGATTAATCTGGACCGTTCAGGCATGGTATCAGTTAACCATCAGATTTCATCAGATCAGCAGGGGAAGTAGGTAAAAGAATAACCAGAGAGCTTTGAccaataaattaattacagattgaGTACTAGCTTGCTGTTCCTAGTTGTGCGGTAACAGAGTGTCATGACATGGTCAGTagtagccgccgccggcgagcgccgagAAGCCGTCAGCTCGGCGAGTGGCGTCTCTCCTTCCCTCGGCGCCGTCGAGCACCAGATGCTATCCCTCACGTGTTTCAGCAgcaaggagggaggaagaagctgccCTCTGCATGTCAGCTCCACCTGCCATTTTATCCACTCGTTAATCTTCACAATTAGCTAAGAGCAAAAATGCTAATCTGGTAAG contains:
- the LOC120709149 gene encoding RNA polymerase II subunit 5-mediating protein homolog produces the protein MAAPKKGTATPLGAVFSPEETKRAVARVSESIADRRAELGRLQGFVADNAALVSLVNRLPDELSHEIMVPFGGAAFFPGRLIHTNELLVLLGEGYYAERSAKQTTDILHRRGVELEAQVEAMKATISDLETEAKFFESTAAEASEGLVEIREEYDEDTASNSSKDASVAIGGMSDKDKEHARIMARLDELEMEEREAGSASEEEDDGVAGTSEDGEENEESGNALSDGNEHQSSSFGTSFSRNGGDDDDDEDDGGAGTSEDDEESGNDLNDGNDRSQGNILLKSALKKPGGISHTPSAHTSNPVTNSEVRVRKAVSFEDDKHVVGSSKSPSLPLDPPYPAPGLKGSSDPPPSRERKIISSGRQAFTGSIIERDDNLLPIQPPGGSSFAKPGTSASSRPMSRFKMQMQMQKGER